AGCATTCTGGTTCTATGGTAGTGTACTAATGCACATACTATTATACACTGATGATCCATGGTTAGCAAAAAAAAGTCTAGGTACCTGCGGAAGCCGACTCACGAAGGCCAGTTAGAACTGGACTTTTATAGCTTAAACATTCGAAGTCCCCATTCTATTTTAGCTCTTCAGTTATTTGTAGAACCTTTTCATTGAGATTTTTTAGAAATGAAACTATGCAGTTTTCAGTACATATGTCACCTTGTGGATTTATTGTCTCTCGATATATTTCAGTTCAATTATGTCGCCTATATATTGATATGTGAATGAAAAGTCAGCGATGAATGATACAGATCAATGTATTGTAAAATCTGGAAGTGCAATGTTCTTGTGTGCTGAAGTACTTCTATTTGTGTTGGTACTTCATCTTTGTTTGATTCTTGTACATATTAAAATATGCATCGTATCCCCTCACTTCATTTAATTTCGTCTAACAGGTGTTCTGCTATGCCTTCTTATGGCAATTGGAATATCTGCACTAATTCTGCAGTTTCACTGTTAATAAGCACATTAATACGCGTCGAAATACTCATATTATGCATCCTCTTTTTCTCGAAGGTAGAACCAAAATGGTTGGACCTGCAGTAAAGCTTCTACTTCTTATTGCTGCCAGTGATCTTTATCTTATGGTCGATATTTGTCATCCCGGAAAGTGCTTTTGCTGGATTATTATATGGCTTTTCTATTACCAATAatggccacattcggtgcagttGGAGAAGCCACTTGTTTATTGCTTTGTGGTACATTTTTCTCTTGTTCAAGCTCAAGCGTGCTATTTGTTTGTGTTTATGCCATTCCTGCTTTGTTAGAACATATTTTACATTTCTCATTCCATCTCAAAACTGCAGGATGGAAGTGGAACATGGAGTACTATTATTGGAATTTCTACAGTGGCCAGGGATTGGAAAAAAAAATTATTTTCCACTCCTATTTATCAGTTATGGATGACCCCGTCTTCGGACACTTCCTGGTTGAAAGGCATATGAGATATGGTTTGCTTCTTGTTTGTGTTTGGTAGCTCTTTACCATTGTGCCTCAAAATCAGATAACTTTTCTGTGTTACCTTTCCACTTTGGTCCTTTTAACATATATGACCTTCATCACATATGCAAACTAGCACCTTTTATGCCTGACCTCAGAGCTGAGAGAACCGAGCCCTAGATGCAATGCTCTGTAAGTCCGTATTTAGGCAGCAGGCAGCACATTTCTCTTCCTTTGAAGAATTATAAATTGTAAATGTTGAGGACAAATATCTATCTGGAGATTGCGTCATATTCCCGCGACATTGTTAACTGCTGCTTGTGGACAATTCGCCGATGTGTTATACTGTTATTTGCCTGATGAAAACTTGAGCTTACCAGGTCTTGGTAAGAACTCAATTTATGATGTCAGTGCTAGTAGTGCACAGACGTAATTTAGACACCCAGGGCGGTGTTCATTATTAGTTGTGTGCTCGGAGGGTCATGTACTAAGTTTTTATTGAATTCTGCAATGTCATGTTGCCACTGATTTCTTAAGACGTTTTTTTTTGTCTGTGTGTACAACTCTGCAGTTCGCTATTGGATTTCGTAACGTATGAGTTGTGAAATATTTCCACAAATCGATTAATTTTGATCGAGTAGCTGACTGTTGTAGCGGCCTGGCTGGCCACCTTGGGACGTACTTAAACAAACTTGCATCTATTTCGAGTAGTAAGAAAAGGTGTCAAAAATTAGCTACCCCTGCATTTATACCATGCTAAGCTTCTTTACCGGGTGTTCCGGAAGGAACGATAGTAGCAGCAGCTCGCGAGTTATAAACAGGTCCTGCTCTACCTCGCTAGCCGATGCGGGACTAAAAAGAACGAACCTTTTGTCCCTCCCTGGCCAGAGGAGAGGAGGTGGAGCGGTCATCTCCCTCCTTCCCCTACACCGACGATCAGCTGAGTCAGCGCCGTATCACCGTGCACGCCCCTGATGTGGACGTCACAGCCGAGTCCGTGGCGGCGTGGCCCTCCTCCCCGGGTCACCGGATCACGCCGAGATCCATCCTGGACGCACCTTCGGCGTCTGCTAGCCTCGATGCCTCTCTCCGCTGCCCTCGACGCCTCCGCGGCGTCTCTCTCCGTGGCCCAGCCGCTGCCCCCCCTCAAATTCTCTCCGCGGAATCACAGGCTGAGCCGTACGTTGTTGTTGGATTTTATTTCTGTCAGGTCGATCGGACGCGCGCGCTGCCGCCGCACCTGGTCAGCATCCAATTTCAGAAGAAGGTGCTGTTGCTGCTGCAGGTAAGCACGACGAGTCACCGATCTGCTGCTACTTCCACTCAGTTTTGTTTGGACGGTGAGTAATTCCTTTCATCGATTCTTGAATACACCAGAGAGTTACGTACGGAGTAGTTAATTAAGAGCTTAATCAGGCATAATTTCTGTGCATCGAGTCTTCAATAAACCAGATCAGTTTGTACATGCAAGACGTACCGAATAGTACGTAGTATTTGGCTATTTGCTAAATACTCCCTTGAATACATAGGTGACTCGATCGATTTGCAAGCAGATCGATCGAATTTAATCCTACACAGTGGCGCTTGTTCCATGGTTGCCCTAGCTAGTTGGCATGCCAATAATGCACTTTAGCGAGCTGAGGGCATCCATTTCATCCACTGCCCTAATTAATTTTCTAATGCATGATCCTTTTTCGCTTCTAAATTTTTTTGGGGCCCTCCTGGTGCTTGTTGTACTCTACTCTCTACATGGGTTTCAAGCTAGACTAGAGCTATACGCCGAGCAAGATTTCCATCCGGGCCGGCGCCGGATTCCACAATCTCAAGTAACTGATCGTAGCAGCGAGGTGCCCACTGAGAGCACGCGCATATCTTTGAATTATAAGTTATGATATTTTGTCGAACAATACTCGGGTTGGTGTGGTGTAGTTCTTGCATGTATTGACATCTCAGCTTACCAAGGGCCTTATTTTGTTAGTAGTACTTACTGTATGCATGTCTGCATATATGTTTGAATTGAACACCTGCTTCTGTTTTGTAGGTGAGGGGCTGAAAAGATGAAATGGAGAAAAATCGTACAAtatgtatatggtaatgaatcatATTTCCtgataatatatatatatatatcaggattaTGCAATATAACTATATTAAATCGAGCTAAAATCAAGTGAGCTAGTGTTCGCTCAAGATCATCTCATTTCTCGATTGATCTACATAAAGTGCTCCTATTCAGCTCATTTCTTTTCAAGTCGAGCAAAAAGACGAGTCAATCCCAAACGACTCCCAAGCCTCGGATTTTTCTTGCAGCCCTATAGTTGGCATGCAATGCACCTGAGCCAACTCTTGTTTACTTTTCTTGCCAATGTTAACCAACTCATGGGCAATCAAAATCTGCGAAACTTTTAGCAAGTAGACTCGCCGAATTTAGTTCTTTCAAGCTAGTAGACTATGTAAGTGTTATCGCTCGCCAAGAAagctctaaaaaaacaaatcttcCAAGCTTACATACACATATTTACAGACGGTGCATTATTCACTGTCGTAGCAAATGGAAAAGCAAGCACTGAGAATTCACTTTAGCCTGTTGGGATCAGTCTACTCCTGTGGTCATGGACTCATGGGAAATCACTAATTAAGCAGTCACGCTTCTTTCACGTCCTGCTAGACCGGTGTCGTCTGTCCGGCTGCCTGTTCCCCGGGCTATTGGTTACTGCTTGTAGCACACTTCGACTCTGTGATGGGTCATTCTCATTCGCCTCCTTAACCCTGCGTTGCAAATTAAATTAGCATGATGCTATCAGAGGCATGATTAAATCAGTTTTGTAGAATGTCGGAATTAAATCAATGTGTATCTCAAGTTCATGCACGTACCCGTACGTAGTAGCATCTGACGGGGGACGATGAGTCGCCGGCTGTAGCAGGAGATGCGCGTTGACGTAGAGCAGGAGCCCGCAGTAGGAGTCGACGACGTCCTGCATGTCCCGGAGCTGGGCGGCCATGCCCTTGCCCCTCCGGACGCGGTGCCAGAGCGTGCTCTTCTTGTAGGAGGCGACGAGTCCGGCCGCGTCGACCAGCGACTTTAGAACGGGGCCTCCCATCTCCGAGCACAGCACCGCGGCCCCGCAGCCCGTCGGCCACTGCAGCAgcgcgtggagcctgcggctgcACCGCTCGAGCTTGGCGCACTCCCGCGTGCTCTGCGGGATGCGCAAGAGGCTCATGCCCACGGCGACCAGCATGGCGGCGTGCAGGCCGGACATCTGCGCCACATTGGCGGCCTTCGCCAGGATGTCCCAGAGCGCCGCCATCACCACTCCCATCGTC
The sequence above is a segment of the Aegilops tauschii subsp. strangulata cultivar AL8/78 chromosome 6, Aet v6.0, whole genome shotgun sequence genome. Coding sequences within it:
- the LOC109764791 gene encoding uncharacterized protein gives rise to the protein MGVVMAALWDILAKAANVAQMSGLHAAMLVAVGMSLLRIPQSTRECAKLERCSRRLHALLQWPTGCGAAVLCSEMGGPVLKSLVDAAGLVASYKKSTLWHRVRRGKGMAAQLRDMQDVVDSYCGLLLYVNAHLLLQPATHRPPSDATTYGVKEANENDPSQSRSVLQAVTNSPGNRQPDRRHRSSRT